The Mercurialis annua linkage group LG2, ddMerAnnu1.2, whole genome shotgun sequence genome contains a region encoding:
- the LOC126669489 gene encoding uncharacterized protein LOC126669489, producing MKNQESIELLMRVLLCKIHCPPFNCFANPSSTLIYTQKQNSPPAQTLGAINGVEEEEEKSIDGKQQPHQELKSSLKNCCFLDSHKKKVQWMDFLGKQLVYIREFESSEMDDTESEDEMYRGCSCVIL from the exons GAAAAATCAAGAAAGCATAGAGTTGTTGATGAGGGTTTTGTTATGCAAGATCCACTGTCCTCCTTTCAATTGTTTTGCCAACCCTTCTTCCACTTTAATCTATACACAAAAACAAAACAGCCCTCCTGCTCAAACACTTGGTGCTATCAATGgagttgaagaagaagaagaaaaaagtatAGATGGGAAGCAGCAACCACACCAAGAACTCAAAAGTAGTCttaaaaattgttgttttttgGATTCACACAAGAAGAAAGTGCAGTGGATGGATTTCTTAGGGAAACAACTTGTTTATATTAGAGAATTTGAATCCAG tgAAATGGATGATACTGAAAGTGAAGATGAGATGTATAGAGGGTGTTCCTGTGTAATTCTTTGA
- the LOC126669488 gene encoding receptor-like protein 46 has translation MAKLMLLTVSVLLFLIPCLACPDDQKQALLTFKTLIIKTLNSSSSSSSDYFLFGLDSWTSDTDCCQWEMVGCKSNSSVASLSLHSIVGSTNPIPLPASLLSPLFRIPSLMFLDISSNNFEGEIPASMFTNLTLLVHLDMLLNHFTGPIPPQIFQLKYLQYLDLSTNLFNGILSAKLASLKNLRVLKLDDNSLTGIIPQEIGNLTNLQQLTLRGNEFVGRIPRSVLHLQELQVLDFRDNVLSMEIPTDIGDLTNLTTLALSNNRITGGIPSSIRNLTKLKILRLQDNLLTGEIPIWLFDISTLEELLVGGNNLSWVNNAELVAPKSNLTQLSLRSCRLEGEIPEWISTQKDLDLLDLSENMLHGVFPQWLAEMDLSAIVLSDNRLAGPLPARLFESLSLTMLALSRNNFSGELPQNIGNAHAIVVFMLASNNFSGLIPQSISEINRLMLMDLSGNKFSGKVPVFKPDAYLAFIDLSSNELSGEIPVSFSEETLILSLGNNKFSGNLPKNLTNLIKLQHFDIHDNKITGEVPKFLSQISSLQVLNLRNNSLSGSIPDEISNLASLRILDVSNNKLIGGIPDRLGNLIGMIETPNRSASSIDFFTLPFEFNDLVVNWKNSKQGLSSRSLDIYSFLDLAKNQLSGEIPASVGHLKGLKLLNVSYNLLSGEIPKSFGDLESVESLDLSHNKLSGSIPDTLSKLQELSTLRLSNNNLSGQIPVGGQMSTMLNDPIDYANNSGLCGLQIRIPCPTDQSPALPEPTEEDSWFPWAGIGIGYSVGLLASVAIIFATRLIEWLPPRNPRRRVRRRLRT, from the coding sequence ATGGCGAAGCTAATGCTGCTAACAGTGTCCGTGTTGTTGTTCCTCATCCCTTGTCTTGCGTGTCCTGATGATCAGAAACAAGCCCTTCTTACATTCAAAACCTTAATCATCAAAACTCTCAACTCTTCGTCTTCGTCTTCGTCGGATTATTTTCTTTTCGGGTTGGATTCTTGGACTTCAGATACAGACTGCTGCCAATGGGAAATGGTGGGCTGTAAATCCAACTCATCAGTAGCTTCTCTTTCTCTTCATTCCATCGTCGGATCCACTAACCCGATTCCACTTCCTGCTTCACTTCTATCCCCTCTCTTTCGAATTCCAAGTTTAATGTTTCTTGACATTTCTTCTAATAACTTTGAGGGTGAAATTCCAGCCTCCATGTTTACCAATCTTACCCTCTTGGTTCATCTTGATATGCTGCTCAACCATTTCACTGGTCCCATTCCTCCACAGATTTTTCAACTGAAGTATCTTCAGTATCTTGATCTCAGTACCAACCTTTTTAATGGTATTCTCTCTGCCAAACTGGCTTCTCTCAAAAACTTGAGGGTGCTCAAGCTGGATGATAATTCTTTAACAGGAATTATTCctcaagaaattggaaatctgACCAATTTACAGCAGCTGACCCTCCGTGGAAATGAATTCGTCGGTAGGATTCCGCGTTCTGTTCTTCACCTGCAGGAGTTGCAAGTATTGGATTTCAGGGATAATGTTTTATCAATGGAGATTCCTACTGATATAGGTGATCTGACCAATTTGACCACTCTTGCTTTGAGCAACAACAGGATCACAGGAGGAATTCCGTCGTCCATTCGCAATCTGACCAAGTTGAAAATTCTTCGACTGCAGGATAACTTACTCACCGGAGAAATTCCTATATGGTTGTTCGATATCAGCACCCTGGAGGAACTTTTGGTTGGAGGGAATAATCTGAGTTGGGTTAACAATGCGGAGTTAGTAGCACCGAAGAGTAACTTGACTCAGTTGTCTTTGAGATCTTGCAGGCTTGAAGGTGAAATTCCGGAATGGATTTCGACGCAAAAAGATCTTGATCTTTTAGATTTGAGTGAGAATATGCTCCACGGAGTATTCCCTCAATGGCTAGCTGAAATGGACCTCAGTGCCATTGTTCTGTCTGATAACAGGCTCGCGGGGCCTCTTCCTGCTCGTTTATTTGAATCTCTGAGTTTAACTATGCTTGCTTTATCGAGAAACAACTTTTCCGGAGAATTGCCACAGAATATTGGAAATGCTCATGCGATTGTCGTTTTTATGTTGGCTAGTAACAACTTTTCGGGGCTGATTCCGCAGTCCATCTCAGAAATTAATCGACTTATGCTGATGGATTTGTCAGGAAATAAATTTTCAGGAAAAGTTCCAGTTTTTAAACCCGATGCATATCTAGCATTCATCGATTTGTCTTCTAATGAGTTATCAGGTGAAATCCCTGTCAGCTTTTCTGAAGAAACTTTGATCCTTTCACTAGGAAACAACAAATTCTCTGGCAATTTACCCAAGAATCTAACCAATTTGATTAAGCTTCAGCATTTTGATATCCATGACAACAAAATTACAGGTGAAGTACCAAAATTTCTCTCTCAAATCTCATCTCTTCAAGTTCTaaacttacgaaacaactccCTCAGTGGTTCCATCCCTGACGAGATTTCTAACCTCGCAAGCCTTCGAATTCTTGACGTGTCAAACAACAAACTTATTGGTGGAATTCCTGACAGGCTTGGGAACCTAATTGGAATGATAGAAACACCAAATCGGTCCGCATCAAGCATAGATTTCTTCACGCTTCCATTCGAGTTCAATGACTTGGTGGTGAACTGGAAGAACTCAAAACAAGGTTTGTCAAGTCGCAGCCTAGATATCTACTCGTTTTTGGATTTAGCGAAAAATCAACTGTCGGGCGAAATTCCAGCATCAGTAGGCCATTTAAAGGGCTTGAAGCTATTAAATGTTTCATATAACCTTTTGTCTGGTGAGATTCCAAAAAGCTTTGGTGATTTAGAGAGTGTAGAATCCTTAGATTTATCGCACAACAAATTATCAGGTTCTATTCCAGACACGCTATCAAAATTGCAAGAGCTCTCTACTTTGCGTTTGAGCAACAACAATCTCAGCGGTCAGATTCCAGTCGGCGGCCAAATGAGCACGATGCTGAACGATCCCATCGATTATGCAAATAACAGTGGACTGTGTGGTTTGCAGATTAGGATACCGTGTCCCACCGATCAGTCACCTGCACTTCCAGAGCCAACAGAAGAGGATTCATGGTTTCCTTGGGCAGGAATAGGGATTGGGTATTCTGTTGGCCTCTTGGCATCCGTAGCAATAATATTTGCGACTCGGTTAATTGAGTGGCTACCGCCCCGCAATCCACGCCGCCGCGTACGCAGAAGGCTGAGGACTTGA